GAACGTGTTGTAGTTCTTGCGACCGCGGGCGTAACGCGTGCTCTCGAACGTGCCCATCGAACCGTTGGCAAAGATCGCCAGGAACATGCAAGCGTCGTCGATCGACACTGGCTGTTTCTTACCGGTTTCGGCATGCATGCGCTCCTTGACGAACGTTTCCGTCGCAGCCGAAACGCGCTTGATGGGACCATTGAGCCATTCGGCTGTGTCGATCGAATGGGCCAAGAGATCGCCGGTCACGCCCGACCCGGCCACGGCCGCATCGAGGCGCCACAACGCCGCGCCCCCCTGAGGCACGTCCTCGGCGATCGTCCAATCTTGCAAGTACGTCGCGCGATAATGGAACGGGCGGCCGATGCGCCCTTCTTCGACCACTTGCTTGGCCAGCGAAATGGCCGGCACGCGACGGTAATTGAACCACACCATGTTCGGCAGTTTGGCCTTTTCAACCGCCGTGACCATCTCTTCGCCTTCGGCGACGTTCATCGACAGCGGCTTCTCGCACAGGATCATCTTGCCCGCGGCGGCCGCGGCCAGCACGATCTCGCGATGCGTATTGTTGGGGCTGCCGATATCGATCAGGTCGATATCTTTCCGCGCGATCAGCTTCCGCCAGTCGGTCTCGTACGATTCATAGCCCCAGTTCTGGGCAAAGGCTTTGATCTTCTCCTCGTTGCGAGCGCAGCAGGCCTTGAGCACCGGGCGATGCTCGTGCTTGTAGAACTGCGCAACCTGTCGATAAGCGTTCGAATGGGCACGGCCCATGAAGCCGTAACCGATCATGCCGATGTTTAGGGGCTTGGACATGGATGCTCCGGGCGGAAATGTCGCGGCCATAATTGGCCGAATGAAAGATAAAAACGTGTTCAATTCAAACCGTAAACGCCTGACACCTGAAAGGCAATCGCCCGCCGGCTTCTTTATTCAGCCCAGCCGTTTACGGCTGGGTCCCTGATACCGCACCATCGTCGTCAACACATTCCAGCATGCGCGACAACCGTCCGCCGCGATGATGTTCCTCTTGGCGGTCAATGTAGCGGCT
The sequence above is a segment of the Pirellulales bacterium genome. Coding sequences within it:
- a CDS encoding Gfo/Idh/MocA family oxidoreductase, with protein sequence MSKPLNIGMIGYGFMGRAHSNAYRQVAQFYKHEHRPVLKACCARNEEKIKAFAQNWGYESYETDWRKLIARKDIDLIDIGSPNNTHREIVLAAAAAGKMILCEKPLSMNVAEGEEMVTAVEKAKLPNMVWFNYRRVPAISLAKQVVEEGRIGRPFHYRATYLQDWTIAEDVPQGGAALWRLDAAVAGSGVTGDLLAHSIDTAEWLNGPIKRVSAATETFVKERMHAETGKKQPVSIDDACMFLAIFANGSMGTFESTRYARGRKNYNTFELNGERGSVFFDLEDPHILQYFKYADPKTGAKIESHLTGWQRVNVTNFEHPYMDKWWVPGCTIGYEHTFINALADFLTGLETGKPVQPDFRSALRTQKVCDAVLASAKSGQWVEIV